A genomic stretch from Candidatus Methanomassiliicoccus intestinalis Issoire-Mx1 includes:
- a CDS encoding PAS domain-containing protein, with product MNQPSRDFLEKWELECNCIRDITETFDITPCRSGRTVAWCGCIDYAFVPVSHGNIFIFNQNKTMLDFQKSLPIGIMVVNHNGKIVDYNPKLRSLLGFSPADVKSMSSLKARWTDNGIKLSTGDWAMMRSLKYGEAVEGDSIDITSKGGEKATLCISSCPIRDIETESVIGSISIFQDISHQRVAEMDAVEGKHKAEDCLKQIVDKVKEMCINSSDNLSDLISKIDLTVENEYKSYLIENRFFSSELIDISYLIDSAGCECERSLRNGTTVLCEVTEHRLVSANIHLKEAFKTIIRKVSESSDHAKITIKIRDYCERGREFHRIEICDEKSKNNEYGELVECSDDPDIDLSLACKIFESFGGHIWAEEEITMNHFGYSKFVVILPVAMCTDKIEIGFDMESLA from the coding sequence ATGAATCAACCATCCAGAGATTTTTTAGAAAAATGGGAGCTGGAGTGTAATTGTATCCGAGACATAACTGAAACTTTTGATATTACTCCATGCAGATCTGGCAGAACTGTAGCGTGGTGTGGCTGCATAGATTATGCATTCGTACCAGTGAGTCATGGAAATATCTTTATTTTTAATCAGAATAAGACTATGTTGGACTTTCAGAAATCATTACCCATCGGAATTATGGTTGTTAATCATAATGGAAAAATTGTCGATTATAATCCTAAACTCAGGAGCCTGTTGGGATTTTCACCTGCCGATGTAAAATCAATGAGTTCTTTAAAAGCAAGGTGGACAGACAATGGCATCAAACTGAGTACAGGAGACTGGGCGATGATGCGGTCTCTGAAATATGGGGAAGCGGTTGAGGGAGACAGTATAGATATAACGTCTAAAGGGGGCGAAAAGGCTACACTATGTATATCTTCATGCCCAATTAGAGATATTGAAACCGAATCAGTTATTGGATCGATTTCAATATTTCAAGACATCTCTCACCAAAGAGTCGCAGAAATGGATGCTGTGGAAGGAAAACATAAGGCTGAAGATTGTTTGAAGCAGATTGTAGACAAAGTAAAAGAAATGTGCATTAATTCATCAGACAATCTTTCAGATTTGATTTCAAAAATAGATTTGACTGTAGAGAACGAATACAAATCATATTTAATAGAGAATAGATTTTTCTCATCTGAGCTTATAGATATATCTTACCTGATAGATTCCGCTGGTTGCGAATGTGAAAGATCTCTTCGAAACGGAACTACAGTTTTGTGTGAAGTTACTGAGCATCGTTTAGTTTCTGCCAACATCCACCTCAAAGAAGCTTTTAAGACAATAATCAGAAAAGTATCAGAATCCTCAGATCATGCAAAAATCACAATTAAGATTAGAGACTACTGTGAACGCGGGAGAGAATTTCACCGCATAGAAATTTGCGATGAAAAATCAAAGAATAATGAATATGGAGAGCTTGTAGAATGCTCCGATGATCCGGATATAGATTTGTCATTAGCCTGCAAAATTTTCGAAAGTTTTGGAGGGCACATCTGGGCTGAAGAGGAAATAACCATGAATCATTTCGGATATTCTAAATTTGTAGTAATTCTACCAGTTGCTATGTGTACAGACAAAATTGAAATAGGATTTGATATGGAAAGTCTTGCATAG
- the rd gene encoding rubredoxin produces the protein MKKYRCTVCGYIYDPDKGDPDSGIAPGTPFEDIPDEWACPLCGAAKEDFVPLD, from the coding sequence ATGAAAAAATACAGATGTACAGTATGTGGTTACATATATGATCCAGATAAAGGAGATCCTGATTCAGGAATCGCACCTGGAACCCCATTTGAAGATATACCAGATGAGTGGGCATGTCCGTTGTGCGGCGCTGCCAAAGAAGATTTTGTACCACTAGATTGA
- the cysS gene encoding cysteine--tRNA ligase, which translates to MALKIFNTLSKQEEEFVPIEDNKVKMYVCGVTVYDDIHMGHARSIIVFDMIAKYLRYRGYDVTHLTNFTDVDDKIINRAAELGIDPLQLSRNYIDRYLEDIDRLGVRRADAYPKASENIDQIICMIEKIIANGYGYVADDGSVYFSVEAVSDYGRLTGQKLEDMQAGARIDVNESKRNPYDFALWKAAKPGEISWTSPWGEGRPGWHIECSAMCTEYLGETIDIHGGGNDLIFPHHENEILQSEAANKKPLANYWIHNGMLQVQDAKMSKSLKNFFTLRDIMEKYSKEEIRFYVLSAHYRGPQIYSESALDEAAASLKRITNVVRELRDSAGKFAGTEDADGIAAHFHDKFIESMDQDFNSRAAISELFELVKETNKLISSNELSNQGAENILSVLEEMDSVFGILPVSASENVSDDLIQILVDVRSELRKLKQYALADSIRDRLKECGIELQDSAEGVKWIHT; encoded by the coding sequence GTGGCTCTCAAGATATTTAATACGCTGTCTAAGCAGGAAGAAGAGTTCGTACCGATTGAAGACAATAAAGTCAAAATGTATGTGTGCGGGGTCACTGTCTATGATGACATTCACATGGGTCATGCGAGATCCATCATTGTCTTTGATATGATCGCCAAGTATCTTAGATATCGCGGATATGATGTAACACACCTTACAAACTTCACGGATGTGGACGATAAGATCATCAATCGTGCTGCAGAGCTTGGAATTGATCCTCTGCAGCTATCTAGAAATTATATCGATAGGTATCTTGAAGATATAGACAGGCTTGGCGTGAGGAGAGCTGATGCATATCCAAAAGCATCTGAAAACATTGATCAAATCATCTGCATGATTGAGAAAATAATAGCTAACGGGTATGGGTATGTAGCAGATGATGGCAGCGTATACTTTTCAGTGGAAGCTGTATCAGATTATGGAAGACTTACTGGTCAAAAACTAGAAGACATGCAGGCAGGTGCAAGAATAGACGTTAATGAGTCTAAACGCAATCCATATGATTTTGCACTTTGGAAAGCTGCAAAGCCTGGAGAAATATCATGGACCAGCCCCTGGGGAGAAGGTCGGCCTGGTTGGCATATCGAATGCTCTGCTATGTGTACTGAATATCTGGGGGAAACGATTGACATTCATGGAGGCGGCAATGATCTGATATTTCCGCATCATGAAAATGAGATTCTGCAGTCCGAGGCTGCAAATAAAAAACCATTGGCTAATTATTGGATTCACAATGGGATGTTACAAGTGCAGGATGCAAAGATGTCTAAGTCTTTGAAGAATTTCTTCACGCTCAGAGATATAATGGAGAAGTATTCAAAAGAGGAAATCAGATTTTATGTTCTTTCTGCACATTATAGGGGACCACAGATATATTCTGAATCTGCTCTAGATGAAGCGGCAGCTAGTCTAAAAAGAATAACAAACGTAGTCAGAGAGCTGCGTGATTCTGCTGGAAAATTTGCAGGAACTGAAGATGCAGATGGAATAGCGGCTCACTTCCATGATAAATTTATTGAATCTATGGATCAGGATTTCAATTCGAGAGCTGCAATTTCAGAGCTTTTTGAACTTGTGAAAGAAACAAATAAACTCATATCTTCCAATGAGTTGAGTAATCAAGGTGCTGAAAATATACTGTCTGTATTGGAAGAAATGGATAGTGTATTTGGAATTCTTCCAGTATCTGCTTCAGAAAATGTTTCAGATGATCTAATTCAAATTCTTGTTGATGTTAGATCAGAACTTAGGAAACTGAAACAGTATGCTCTAGCTGATTCTATACGAGATCGATTAAAAGAATGTGGAATTGAATTACAGGATTCTGCGGAAGGCGTAAAATGGATTCATACATGA
- a CDS encoding cation transporter: MKKSYLLDGLDCANCAAKMEKAINDLEEVKNATVNFITAKLTIETDENQDELLFKVEKIIKKIEPDVKIRKV, from the coding sequence ATGAAAAAATCATATTTATTAGACGGTTTAGATTGTGCAAATTGTGCTGCCAAGATGGAAAAAGCTATTAACGACTTAGAAGAAGTGAAAAATGCTACAGTTAATTTCATAACTGCAAAATTGACGATAGAAACAGATGAAAATCAGGATGAACTGCTTTTTAAGGTAGAGAAAATAATTAAGAAAATAGAGCCAGATGTTAAAATAAGAAAAGTTTGA
- a CDS encoding tetratricopeptide repeat protein, giving the protein MTAIKNTPIKRVARSQDNPNFIKMYHGNLEIMVPRKIFKNGTSEFNDEEMEKFLSIIKSRYPWLSVYALDEIKKGAVEAMKDHIERSKTTPQRARDYMNSGKNQEALRILEEYLVDNEDDADAWYVTAEVLFKLKRQEEGFKAMNYAKSLPKKGH; this is encoded by the coding sequence ATGACTGCCATAAAGAATACGCCGATAAAGCGGGTAGCCCGCTCTCAGGACAATCCGAATTTTATTAAGATGTACCATGGCAATCTTGAGATTATGGTACCTAGAAAGATATTTAAAAACGGTACATCTGAATTCAATGATGAAGAGATGGAAAAATTTCTTTCAATTATCAAATCCAGGTATCCATGGCTTTCTGTTTACGCCCTCGATGAAATAAAAAAAGGTGCAGTCGAGGCAATGAAAGATCATATTGAAAGGTCAAAAACCACCCCTCAACGAGCAAGGGATTATATGAACAGTGGTAAAAACCAGGAGGCTTTGAGAATTCTTGAAGAGTATCTCGTTGATAATGAAGATGATGCCGATGCCTGGTACGTAACTGCAGAAGTTCTCTTCAAACTCAAACGCCAAGAAGAAGGGTTCAAGGCTATGAATTATGCGAAGAGTCTGCCAAAAAAAGGTCATTGA
- a CDS encoding phenylacetate--CoA ligase family protein gives MSYWNPRVEEMSPEEIRKLQFKLLKTQVYRLYSFSEFYHKRMKDANVHPDDINSLEDIKKLPYMYKKDLRDNYPNKLFVGGQDDLVRYHVSSGTTGKPTVVGYTQRDLDNWAESVARGMTSIGLGRHDTVQVSYGYGLFTGGLGAHYGSERIGATVVPASTGNTERQVELIRDLNVSAICCTPSYFLHIAETAEKMGISIEKDTKLRTAVLGAEPWSEKMRKRIKDSTGVNAYDIYGTSELSGPLFTECTEMNGMHIWGDLAYVEVIDPETGESLGPGEKGEMVITMLQKEALPIIRYRTGDITAYDDSPCPCGRNHLRIERLSGRVDDMLIIRGINVFPSQIEYTLMTIPELGEHFQIVIDRKGVLDTMTIRVELKPSAFSDKLSDIMKLKKNVEYALKNSLNVAAGVELLEPGSLARFEGKAKRVIDNRGD, from the coding sequence ATGAGTTATTGGAATCCTCGAGTAGAAGAGATGTCTCCTGAAGAGATACGTAAGTTGCAATTCAAACTATTAAAAACTCAAGTATATAGATTGTATTCTTTTTCAGAGTTTTATCACAAACGCATGAAAGACGCAAATGTACATCCAGATGATATTAATTCACTGGAAGATATCAAAAAGCTTCCGTACATGTACAAAAAAGATCTCCGTGACAATTATCCAAATAAACTGTTTGTAGGGGGTCAGGATGATCTGGTTAGATATCATGTATCATCTGGTACAACCGGCAAACCCACAGTTGTAGGTTATACACAGAGAGATCTTGACAACTGGGCAGAATCGGTAGCCCGCGGCATGACTTCAATAGGTCTAGGAAGGCATGACACGGTCCAGGTAAGTTACGGGTATGGACTGTTTACAGGCGGTCTTGGAGCGCATTATGGATCTGAGAGAATTGGTGCTACAGTAGTACCAGCTTCAACAGGAAATACAGAACGTCAGGTAGAGCTTATAAGAGATTTGAATGTAAGTGCAATCTGTTGCACCCCATCATATTTTCTGCACATAGCCGAGACTGCAGAAAAAATGGGCATATCGATAGAAAAAGATACGAAATTAAGAACAGCAGTTCTTGGTGCTGAGCCTTGGAGTGAAAAAATGCGTAAGAGAATAAAGGACAGCACTGGAGTGAATGCATACGACATTTATGGAACTTCAGAACTTTCAGGGCCGCTGTTTACAGAATGCACTGAGATGAATGGAATGCATATCTGGGGAGACTTGGCATATGTAGAGGTTATTGATCCAGAAACTGGAGAATCTTTAGGTCCTGGAGAAAAAGGAGAAATGGTTATCACCATGCTTCAAAAAGAAGCATTGCCTATAATCAGATACAGGACTGGAGATATTACAGCATATGACGATTCGCCTTGTCCATGCGGAAGAAATCACCTTAGAATCGAAAGACTAAGCGGAAGAGTAGATGATATGCTCATAATCAGGGGAATCAACGTATTCCCATCTCAGATAGAGTATACTTTGATGACCATACCAGAACTTGGAGAACATTTCCAGATCGTCATTGATAGAAAAGGCGTTCTTGATACAATGACAATAAGAGTTGAGTTGAAGCCATCAGCATTTAGTGATAAACTATCAGACATTATGAAACTCAAAAAGAACGTTGAGTATGCTCTGAAAAATTCACTTAATGTAGCCGCTGGAGTAGAGCTGCTAGAGCCTGGATCTTTAGCACGCTTTGAAGGAAAAGCAAAGAGAGTTATTGATAACAGAGGGGATTAA
- a CDS encoding ACT domain-containing protein: MSCLIDQISVFVENRPGKLASISEVMEAQKVNFLAFSLAEADGFGLLRAVVSDPHAIATVMRDLGYAVIVNKVIAVKVKHQPGGLKGIAIKLGEAQINVDYGYAYTKNDSAVLILRVDDAEKAVDVLKEAGFNLLDEEDLKD, encoded by the coding sequence ATGAGTTGCCTTATTGATCAAATATCAGTTTTTGTTGAGAACAGACCGGGTAAGCTGGCTTCAATATCGGAAGTGATGGAGGCACAGAAAGTTAATTTTCTGGCATTCTCACTCGCAGAAGCTGACGGTTTTGGATTATTGAGAGCAGTGGTTTCAGACCCACATGCAATAGCGACTGTAATGAGAGACCTTGGATACGCCGTTATAGTAAATAAGGTCATAGCAGTCAAAGTAAAACACCAGCCAGGCGGTCTTAAAGGGATAGCAATTAAACTTGGAGAAGCTCAGATAAACGTCGATTATGGATATGCGTATACGAAGAATGATTCTGCTGTACTGATATTACGTGTAGATGATGCAGAGAAAGCTGTAGATGTCCTTAAGGAAGCAGGATTTAACCTCCTTGATGAAGAGGATTTAAAAGATTGA
- a CDS encoding ArsR/SmtB family transcription factor, translating to MTNDEFACDCDVIHADVVNLVKKHMPDDEEFTDLSAFFKILGDYTRTKILWALDKNEMCVCDLASLLNMTKSAVSHQLRLLRIANLVKSRRDGKVIFYSLADDHVKAIFETGHEHIREM from the coding sequence ATGACAAACGATGAATTTGCCTGTGATTGTGATGTGATCCATGCAGATGTTGTAAATTTGGTAAAAAAGCATATGCCAGATGATGAAGAGTTTACTGACTTGTCTGCTTTTTTTAAGATTTTAGGAGATTATACAAGAACTAAAATCTTGTGGGCTTTGGATAAAAACGAGATGTGTGTATGTGACTTGGCATCCCTTTTAAATATGACTAAGTCTGCGGTATCGCATCAACTGCGCTTATTGAGAATTGCAAATCTTGTCAAATCCAGGCGAGATGGAAAAGTGATATTTTACTCACTGGCAGATGATCATGTAAAAGCTATTTTTGAAACAGGTCATGAACACATAAGGGAAATGTGA
- a CDS encoding dihydroorotate dehydrogenase electron transfer subunit has protein sequence MYSEVVTVKEVVTEGTDITTVRFDLNSDVKPGQFLMVWIPGVDEIPMSISYLSGGITVKNIGEATSAISSLNVGDKIGIRGPYGNGWTIPEGKILCVGGGVGTAPIMAAAEAVNDPDRIDIVLGARSSGEVIFIDRAKSLSNNVKISTDDGSLGIKGTAVAVADAMMKDQRYDVVLGCGPEIMNKYLLKACEENNVPVQLSLERIMKCGTGLCGSCVIDGLRVCADGPVFRGDEVKKMSEFSVSKRDHAGRCVKF, from the coding sequence ATGTATAGTGAGGTTGTTACGGTCAAAGAAGTGGTTACGGAAGGAACTGATATTACTACGGTTAGATTTGACCTTAATTCGGATGTAAAACCCGGACAGTTTTTGATGGTTTGGATACCAGGTGTGGATGAGATTCCCATGTCTATTTCTTATCTTTCAGGTGGCATTACAGTTAAAAATATTGGTGAAGCCACATCAGCTATTTCTTCTTTAAATGTAGGAGATAAAATTGGTATAAGAGGTCCATATGGCAACGGTTGGACAATTCCTGAAGGTAAGATTCTCTGTGTTGGAGGTGGCGTTGGTACGGCACCGATTATGGCTGCAGCAGAAGCCGTGAACGATCCAGACCGAATTGATATAGTTCTTGGCGCTAGAAGCTCAGGTGAAGTAATCTTCATTGATAGGGCTAAGTCTCTTTCCAATAATGTAAAAATATCAACAGATGATGGAAGTCTGGGTATAAAAGGTACAGCCGTTGCTGTTGCTGATGCAATGATGAAAGATCAGAGATACGATGTTGTGCTTGGTTGCGGTCCTGAAATAATGAACAAATACCTTCTCAAGGCTTGTGAAGAAAACAATGTACCAGTACAATTATCTCTGGAACGTATCATGAAATGCGGTACTGGACTCTGCGGATCATGTGTTATTGATGGATTAAGAGTATGTGCGGATGGACCTGTTTTTAGAGGAGACGAAGTCAAAAAAATGTCTGAGTTTTCTGTAAGTAAAAGAGATCATGCTGGTCGTTGCGTGAAATTTTAA
- a CDS encoding ribonuclease H1 domain-containing protein, with translation MKVYAVRKGRQVGLFETWDECREQVSGFSGAEYKSFQSYDEAERYLSFDNECNFIQSDLVAYVDGSYNPASREFSYGVVIIHPDGSLKKFSEKSNDRSLAAMRNVAGEISGSIKAMDYALEIGANALTIFYDYEGIKKWCTGEWKANKEGTINYKHYFDAIKNKIDISFVKVKSHSGDKFNDMADSLAKDILFN, from the coding sequence ATGAAAGTCTATGCTGTCAGGAAAGGCAGGCAGGTTGGTCTGTTTGAAACTTGGGATGAATGCAGAGAACAAGTCTCTGGTTTTTCAGGTGCTGAATATAAAAGTTTCCAGTCGTATGATGAAGCTGAACGATACCTCTCTTTCGATAACGAATGCAATTTCATTCAGTCAGACTTGGTAGCTTATGTTGATGGTAGTTATAATCCTGCATCAAGGGAGTTCTCATATGGGGTGGTAATTATACATCCAGATGGGAGTCTAAAAAAATTCTCTGAAAAGTCGAACGATCGATCATTAGCGGCTATGCGTAATGTAGCAGGAGAAATATCTGGTTCTATCAAAGCAATGGATTATGCCTTGGAAATTGGTGCTAACGCCCTCACAATATTCTATGATTATGAAGGTATTAAAAAATGGTGCACTGGTGAATGGAAAGCCAATAAAGAAGGTACAATAAACTATAAGCATTATTTTGATGCGATTAAGAACAAGATTGACATATCATTCGTGAAAGTTAAGAGCCATTCTGGTGATAAATTTAATGATATGGCTGATTCACTGGCGAAAGATATCCTATTTAATTGA
- the cysE gene encoding serine O-acetyltransferase encodes MDWKADVYTVLERDPAPRSFGEALMFSQGLHAILMQRISHNLYLRGQYKIARLINYWSRVLTGADIHPGATIGKGFFIDHATGVVIGETTIINDNVSIFQGVTLGGVSTSKKKRHPTIGNNVTIGANASVLGDITIGDNVKIGAGSVVVKDVPPNTTVVGIPGRVVKRNGEREKVLDLTHENLPDPLIDTIADLVNSISALEKKVEELEEKLKKD; translated from the coding sequence ATGGACTGGAAGGCTGACGTATATACAGTTCTGGAGCGGGATCCGGCTCCACGATCCTTTGGAGAAGCACTTATGTTCAGCCAAGGCCTTCACGCCATTTTGATGCAGAGAATATCTCATAATCTGTATCTAAGGGGGCAATATAAAATTGCCAGGCTTATAAATTATTGGTCTCGGGTTCTCACCGGTGCTGACATACATCCAGGAGCAACGATTGGTAAAGGTTTTTTCATCGATCATGCAACAGGTGTTGTAATCGGAGAAACCACAATCATCAATGATAACGTTTCAATTTTTCAAGGTGTAACATTAGGTGGAGTTTCAACGTCTAAGAAAAAAAGGCACCCTACTATTGGAAATAACGTTACAATTGGAGCAAATGCATCTGTGCTTGGGGATATAACAATCGGGGACAATGTTAAAATCGGAGCCGGCTCAGTAGTGGTAAAAGATGTTCCTCCAAACACTACAGTGGTAGGGATTCCTGGGAGAGTTGTAAAACGGAATGGTGAAAGAGAAAAAGTTTTAGACCTCACTCATGAAAATCTTCCTGATCCTTTAATCGATACCATTGCAGATTTGGTGAATTCAATAAGCGCACTTGAGAAAAAAGTAGAGGAACTTGAGGAAAAACTAAAAAAGGACTAA
- a CDS encoding DUF7714 family protein: MLPEHCKDVAVKEVSFDLTEENISNNIKGKCAYTRCEYYVLRNGNDTAVLSITKADGIELFRPIISHMIISMPEDTVYLKDEKINVINQPAMAEISQHYPDKTVVVEGEFGHVSFTAPGKPLRLNVLDVVPPYPSKLSSLVKTALDSGMIDLPIVAEYSDLDVNILAKAVNDDAVLFPCKASGIRSDKKDYYLDQLPEINEKCTLIGCELSEKIYHSIYNEDIERIEMCPRKLAPQDDQKRIVKCCKIKNGHKLDGNCVIVPWGATVKEVIDAINDLFLADSSHNS; encoded by the coding sequence ATGCTTCCAGAGCACTGCAAGGACGTAGCTGTAAAAGAAGTCTCTTTTGATCTGACTGAAGAGAATATCTCCAACAATATCAAAGGAAAATGTGCATACACCAGATGTGAATATTATGTCCTGCGTAACGGAAATGATACAGCAGTTTTAAGTATCACTAAAGCAGACGGAATAGAATTATTTCGACCAATTATTTCACACATGATAATCTCCATGCCTGAAGATACAGTATACCTAAAAGATGAAAAAATCAATGTTATAAACCAGCCGGCAATGGCTGAAATTTCTCAACATTATCCAGATAAAACAGTAGTTGTTGAAGGAGAATTTGGCCATGTTTCGTTCACAGCCCCGGGAAAACCCTTGAGACTGAATGTGCTAGATGTCGTTCCACCATATCCTTCAAAGTTATCATCATTAGTAAAAACAGCTCTAGATTCTGGAATGATAGATCTTCCGATAGTTGCGGAGTACTCAGATTTGGATGTTAATATATTAGCCAAAGCAGTCAATGATGATGCCGTTCTATTTCCATGCAAAGCTTCGGGAATACGATCTGACAAAAAAGACTATTATTTAGACCAGCTACCAGAGATTAATGAAAAATGCACGCTCATAGGGTGTGAACTCTCAGAAAAGATATACCATTCAATTTATAATGAGGATATTGAAAGAATAGAGATGTGTCCTAGGAAATTAGCTCCGCAGGACGATCAAAAAAGGATTGTTAAATGCTGTAAAATTAAAAATGGACATAAGCTGGACGGGAATTGTGTCATCGTACCGTGGGGAGCTACGGTAAAAGAAGTGATCGATGCTATCAATGACCTTTTTTTGGCAGACTCTTCGCATAATTCATAG
- a CDS encoding heavy metal translocating P-type ATPase, giving the protein MKNRLLYIILSAVILIAAILTYSNVEWIGLVLFVVSYLVAGGDVLYKAVRNILHGRVFDENLLMTIATIGALCIGKYTEAVAVMLFYQVGELFQSYAVAKSRKSISELMNIRPDHANVKRGDTISTVDPDEVLIGELIVVKVGEKVPLDGEVIDGTSYLDTSALTGESVPREVSAGSEILSGCINLNGLLTVKVTKNFEESTVSKILDLVENASSKKSKSENFITKFARIYTPIVVVVALLLAVVPTLVLPGAIFSDWLYRALTFLVVSCPCALVISIPLSFFGGLGGASKKGILIKGSNYLEALAKTEIIVFDKTGTLTEGVFEVQDIRSVGITSDKLLELATYAENYSTHPISMSLKRSYGKDIDPSCVKNVKEIAGHGVIANVNDNTVAVGNGKLMNELGVSYLDDEIVGTILHVSVDGTYAGYISISDKLKPDAFEAVTKLKSKNVKKVVMLTGDSDLVGTRIAKKLNIDEVYTDLLPADKVEKVEELINQKSEKGILTFVGDGINDAPVLARADIGVAMGGMGSDAAIEAADVVIMTDEPSKIIDAIGISKRTLGIVYQNIAFALIVKIVVLILAAFGMANMWEAIFADVGVSIIAILNSFRALWVGNSVNADLSSSIPSSEGTEIA; this is encoded by the coding sequence ATAAAAAATCGTCTTCTGTATATTATACTAAGCGCAGTTATTTTGATTGCTGCAATCCTGACTTACAGCAATGTAGAATGGATTGGACTAGTATTGTTTGTAGTAAGTTACCTCGTAGCTGGTGGAGACGTTCTTTACAAGGCTGTTAGAAACATACTGCATGGAAGGGTATTTGATGAAAATCTCCTGATGACTATTGCAACTATTGGTGCCTTATGTATTGGAAAATATACCGAAGCTGTAGCAGTTATGCTTTTTTATCAAGTCGGGGAATTATTCCAAAGTTATGCCGTTGCGAAATCTAGAAAATCAATATCTGAATTGATGAATATCCGACCAGATCATGCAAATGTTAAACGTGGAGACACGATCTCAACGGTTGATCCTGATGAAGTTTTGATTGGAGAACTAATAGTTGTAAAAGTTGGTGAGAAGGTCCCGTTGGATGGGGAAGTAATCGATGGTACGTCTTATTTAGACACTTCTGCTCTTACTGGTGAATCTGTTCCAAGGGAAGTTTCGGCAGGCAGTGAAATTCTTAGTGGGTGCATCAACCTAAATGGATTACTGACTGTAAAAGTCACAAAAAATTTCGAAGAATCTACTGTAAGTAAGATTCTTGATCTTGTGGAGAATGCTAGCAGCAAAAAGTCAAAGTCAGAGAATTTTATTACAAAATTTGCAAGAATATATACGCCTATAGTCGTGGTAGTCGCATTACTTCTCGCAGTTGTTCCAACACTGGTGTTACCAGGTGCTATTTTTTCTGATTGGTTATATCGGGCGCTGACATTTTTAGTGGTTTCCTGTCCATGTGCATTAGTGATCTCTATACCGTTAAGTTTCTTTGGAGGATTAGGCGGAGCATCAAAGAAAGGTATTTTAATTAAAGGCAGTAACTATCTGGAAGCTCTTGCAAAAACAGAAATAATTGTTTTTGATAAAACGGGAACATTAACAGAAGGAGTCTTTGAGGTTCAGGATATTCGTTCTGTTGGTATCACAAGTGATAAGTTGCTCGAGCTTGCTACATACGCCGAGAATTATTCTACACATCCAATTTCAATGTCGCTAAAGAGATCATATGGGAAAGATATCGATCCTTCATGTGTAAAAAATGTGAAAGAAATCGCAGGTCATGGTGTCATAGCTAATGTGAATGACAATACTGTTGCAGTCGGAAATGGAAAATTGATGAATGAACTGGGAGTGTCTTATCTAGATGATGAGATAGTTGGCACTATATTACACGTGTCGGTCGATGGTACATATGCCGGCTATATCTCCATTTCAGATAAATTAAAGCCAGATGCATTTGAAGCAGTAACGAAATTGAAATCTAAGAATGTTAAAAAGGTTGTAATGCTGACAGGAGACTCTGATTTAGTTGGAACTAGAATCGCTAAAAAACTGAATATTGATGAAGTATACACAGACTTACTCCCCGCCGACAAGGTCGAAAAGGTAGAAGAGCTGATTAATCAGAAATCTGAAAAAGGCATTCTTACCTTTGTAGGAGATGGGATAAATGATGCACCAGTACTCGCAAGAGCTGATATTGGAGTTGCGATGGGAGGCATGGGTTCAGATGCGGCAATAGAAGCAGCAGATGTAGTCATAATGACTGATGAACCATCCAAAATCATCGATGCTATTGGTATCTCAAAAAGGACTCTGGGAATTGTTTATCAAAACATTGCTTTTGCATTAATTGTGAAAATTGTTGTACTCATACTTGCTGCATTTGGTATGGCAAATATGTGGGAAGCTATATTCGCAGATGTTGGAGTCTCGATCATCGCGATTCTCAATTCCTTTAGAGCACTATGGGTTGGAAACTCAGTAAATGCAGATCTCAGTAGTTCAATACCAAGCTCTGAAGGTACTGAAATAGCATAA